Proteins encoded in a region of the Methylobacterium radiotolerans JCM 2831 genome:
- a CDS encoding heme/hemin ABC transporter substrate-binding protein, whose protein sequence is MSAPGLLSRRALLAAAAAGALAPRTAAAQAATRIAALGGAVTEILYRLGAGGRVVAVDTTSLYPPEALREKPNVGYLRALSAEGLLAQQPDLIIAAEGAGPPAVLTQLREAGLRVETVTEPPSPEGVLDKIETVGRLAGLEREAETLEAEVRTRFADLAVRRARIARTARALVVLSVQGGRTVVGGTGSSADGILTLAGIANAAAGLDGFKPMTDEAILAAAPDAVVMMQNGPEPPRPESIFAPGTALGQTPAAAQGRLVAMDGLYLLGFGPRTPEAATDLMRALYPDLPRD, encoded by the coding sequence ATGAGCGCACCCGGCCTTCTGTCGCGCCGCGCCCTCCTGGCCGCCGCCGCGGCCGGGGCGCTCGCTCCGCGCACCGCCGCCGCGCAGGCGGCCACCCGCATCGCCGCCCTGGGCGGGGCCGTCACCGAGATCCTCTACCGCCTCGGCGCCGGCGGCCGGGTCGTCGCGGTCGACACGACCAGCCTCTACCCGCCCGAGGCGCTGCGCGAGAAGCCGAATGTCGGCTACCTGCGGGCGCTCTCGGCCGAGGGCCTGCTCGCGCAGCAGCCCGACCTGATCATCGCCGCCGAGGGGGCCGGGCCGCCCGCGGTCCTGACGCAGCTGCGCGAGGCCGGGCTGCGCGTCGAGACGGTGACGGAGCCGCCGAGCCCCGAGGGCGTGCTGGACAAGATCGAGACAGTCGGGCGCCTCGCGGGCCTGGAGCGGGAGGCCGAGACCCTCGAGGCCGAGGTCCGCACCCGTTTCGCCGACCTCGCGGTCCGGCGCGCCCGGATCGCCCGGACGGCCCGGGCCCTCGTCGTCCTGTCGGTCCAGGGCGGCCGGACCGTCGTCGGCGGCACCGGCTCCTCGGCGGACGGCATCCTGACCCTGGCGGGCATCGCCAACGCTGCGGCGGGCCTGGACGGCTTCAAGCCGATGACCGACGAGGCCATCCTGGCCGCCGCCCCCGACGCGGTGGTGATGATGCAGAACGGCCCCGAGCCGCCGAGGCCCGAGAGCATCTTCGCCCCCGGCACGGCCCTCGGCCAGACGCCGGCGGCGGCGCAGGGCCGGCTGGTGGCCATGGACGGCCTCTACCTCCTCGGCTTCGGGCCGCGCACGCCCGAGGCCGCCACCGACCTGATGCGGGCGCTCTATCCGGACCTGCCGCGTGACTGA
- a CDS encoding ABC transporter ATP-binding protein yields MADPVDPILSVSDLTVSFRSDGRWREVVHGVSFDVGPRETVALVGESGSGKSVTALSILRLLPRDASRIGGRVRFAGRELLAAPEAEMRRVRGDSIAMIFQEPMTSLNPVLTIGFQIAEALIRHRGLSRSAAEAEALRLLDKVRIPAARSRLHEYPHRFSGGMRQRVMIAMALACRPKLLIADEPTTALDVTIQAQILDLIKSLQDEEGMSVLFITHDMGVVAEIADRTVVMYRGRAVEAGPTARIFDAPAEPYTRALLAAVPRLGTMAGRPRPMRFPVVDRATGLAAPTPETPDTVRAAERPVLEVRDLTTRFDIRSGLLGRVTGRVHAVERVSFSLAAGETLALVGESGCGKSTTGRSILRLVEPLSGSVLLDGEDVTGLDPKTLRTRRQRMQMIFQDPFASLDPRLSVGAAVAEPLLINRLATPREARRRAEDLLARVGLPPETAGRFPHEFSGGQRQRICIARALALNPRLIVADEAVSALDVSVKAQVVNLMLDLQAELGLAYLFISHDMAVVERVSHRVAVMYLGEIVEIGPRAAIFGDPQHPYTRKLLAAVPVPDPARRGARHALPDDEIRSPIRVPDYVAPERLYREVAPGHVVQDWGADWDAGSLRGAAA; encoded by the coding sequence ATGGCAGATCCGGTGGACCCGATCCTCTCGGTTTCCGACCTCACCGTCTCCTTCCGCTCGGACGGGCGCTGGCGCGAGGTCGTGCACGGCGTCTCGTTCGACGTGGGCCCGCGCGAGACCGTGGCCCTCGTCGGCGAATCCGGCTCCGGCAAGAGCGTCACCGCCCTGTCGATCCTGCGCCTCCTGCCGCGGGACGCGAGCCGCATCGGCGGGCGCGTGCGCTTCGCGGGCCGCGAGCTGCTCGCCGCCCCCGAGGCCGAGATGCGCCGGGTGCGCGGCGATTCCATCGCCATGATCTTCCAGGAGCCGATGACCTCCCTGAACCCGGTCCTGACGATCGGCTTCCAGATCGCCGAGGCGCTGATCCGGCACCGGGGCCTGTCGCGGTCCGCCGCCGAGGCGGAGGCGCTGCGGCTCCTCGACAAGGTCCGGATCCCGGCCGCCCGGTCGCGCCTGCACGAGTACCCGCACCGCTTCTCGGGCGGCATGCGCCAGCGGGTGATGATCGCCATGGCGCTCGCCTGCCGGCCGAAGCTCCTCATCGCCGACGAGCCGACCACGGCTTTGGATGTCACGATCCAGGCCCAGATCCTCGACCTGATCAAGAGCCTGCAGGACGAGGAGGGCATGTCGGTCCTGTTCATCACCCACGACATGGGCGTGGTCGCCGAGATCGCCGACCGCACCGTGGTGATGTACCGGGGCCGCGCCGTGGAGGCCGGCCCGACCGCGCGGATCTTCGACGCCCCCGCCGAGCCCTACACGCGGGCGCTGCTCGCCGCGGTCCCGCGCCTCGGGACCATGGCGGGCCGGCCCCGCCCGATGCGCTTCCCGGTGGTCGACCGGGCCACTGGCCTGGCGGCACCGACGCCCGAGACCCCCGACACCGTCAGGGCCGCCGAGCGCCCGGTGCTGGAGGTGCGCGACCTGACCACCCGGTTCGACATCCGCTCCGGCCTCCTCGGCCGCGTGACCGGCCGCGTCCACGCGGTGGAGCGGGTCTCGTTCAGCCTCGCGGCCGGCGAGACCCTGGCGCTCGTCGGCGAGTCCGGCTGCGGCAAGTCCACCACCGGCCGCTCCATCCTGCGCCTCGTCGAGCCGCTCTCGGGCTCGGTCCTGCTCGACGGCGAGGACGTCACCGGCCTCGACCCGAAGACCCTGCGCACCCGCCGCCAGCGCATGCAGATGATCTTCCAGGACCCGTTCGCCAGCCTCGACCCGCGCCTGAGCGTCGGCGCGGCGGTGGCGGAGCCGCTGCTGATCAACCGCCTCGCGACGCCCCGCGAGGCCCGGCGGCGCGCCGAGGACCTCTTGGCGCGGGTCGGGCTGCCCCCGGAGACCGCCGGGCGCTTCCCGCACGAGTTCTCCGGCGGCCAGCGCCAGCGCATCTGCATCGCCCGGGCGCTCGCCCTGAACCCCCGCCTGATCGTCGCCGACGAGGCGGTCTCGGCGCTCGACGTCTCGGTGAAGGCGCAGGTCGTGAACCTGATGCTCGATCTCCAGGCGGAACTCGGCCTCGCCTACCTGTTCATCTCGCACGACATGGCGGTGGTCGAGCGGGTGAGCCACCGGGTGGCGGTGATGTATCTCGGCGAGATCGTGGAGATCGGCCCCCGGGCGGCGATCTTCGGCGACCCGCAGCACCCCTACACCAGGAAGCTGCTCGCCGCCGTGCCGGTCCCGGACCCGGCCCGGCGCGGCGCGCGCCACGCCCTGCCGGACGACGAGATCCGCAGCCCGATCCGGGTCCCCGACTACGTGGCGCCGGAGCGGCTCTACCGGGAAGTCGCGCCCGGCCACGTCGTGCAGGACTGGGGCGCCGACTGGGACGCGGGCAGCCTCCGGGGCGCGGCCGCCTGA
- a CDS encoding DUF1987 domain-containing protein has protein sequence MDRITLPRTERSPEVDFDFASGRLVLRGESYPEDAAAFFGPLLQALRGHLAATEASPITFDVALAYFNSSSAKALMNLFMPLEDAAAEGRPVTIRWMFGADDDVIQEAGEDFAADFAHARFEMIASVPA, from the coding sequence ATGGACCGCATCACGCTGCCCCGGACCGAGCGCTCGCCCGAGGTCGATTTCGACTTCGCGTCGGGGCGGCTCGTCCTGCGCGGCGAATCCTACCCGGAGGACGCCGCCGCGTTCTTCGGCCCGCTGCTGCAGGCCCTGCGCGGCCACCTCGCGGCGACCGAGGCGAGCCCGATCACCTTCGACGTCGCGCTCGCCTACTTCAACTCGTCGAGCGCCAAGGCGCTGATGAACCTGTTCATGCCCCTGGAGGACGCCGCCGCCGAGGGGCGCCCGGTGACGATCCGCTGGATGTTCGGCGCCGACGACGACGTGATCCAGGAGGCCGGCGAGGATTTCGCGGCCGATTTCGCGCATGCCCGGTTCGAGATGATCGCGAGCGTCCCCGCGTGA
- a CDS encoding ABC transporter permease yields the protein MAGSTLASPSDEAVPVARAPASPGRETWRRFRRHRLALASVGVLALLVAGVVFGGLLWPVAIDDIDFAAQLQGPSWDHPFGTDDLGQDLLARMIYGGRISLAVGFAAMAVASLIGVLVGALAGMSRRFLDPVLMWLTDLFLSLPQLPLLLLVIYLFRDSLKAVFGSQGGVFLMIVAVIGGLRWMPVARLVRAQFLSLREKEFVEAARSQGATTGHLVRRHILPNALGPVIVAASIEVSSAIIAESTLSFLGLGFPPDIPTWGRLLFDAKDHLDVAPHWALFPGGAIFLTVLSINFIGDGLRDALDPRRVL from the coding sequence ATGGCTGGCTCGACCCTCGCATCGCCCTCCGATGAGGCGGTGCCCGTCGCCCGCGCGCCGGCTTCGCCGGGGCGGGAGACGTGGCGGCGCTTCCGGCGGCACCGGCTGGCGCTCGCCAGCGTCGGCGTGCTGGCGCTTCTCGTCGCCGGCGTGGTGTTCGGCGGCCTGCTCTGGCCGGTCGCCATCGACGACATCGACTTCGCGGCCCAGCTCCAGGGTCCGTCCTGGGACCACCCGTTCGGCACCGACGATCTCGGCCAGGACCTGCTCGCCCGGATGATCTACGGCGGGCGGATCTCGCTCGCGGTCGGCTTCGCCGCCATGGCGGTGGCGAGCCTGATCGGGGTCTTGGTCGGCGCGCTCGCCGGCATGTCGCGCCGGTTCCTCGACCCGGTGCTGATGTGGCTGACCGACCTGTTCCTGTCGCTGCCGCAGCTGCCGCTGCTGCTCCTCGTGATCTACCTGTTCCGCGACAGCCTGAAGGCCGTGTTCGGCAGCCAGGGCGGCGTGTTCCTGATGATCGTCGCGGTGATCGGGGGCTTACGCTGGATGCCGGTCGCCCGGCTGGTGCGGGCGCAGTTCCTGAGCCTGCGCGAGAAGGAGTTCGTGGAGGCGGCCCGCTCGCAGGGGGCGACGACCGGGCACCTCGTGCGCCGCCACATCCTGCCGAACGCGCTGGGGCCGGTGATCGTGGCGGCCTCGATCGAGGTCTCGTCCGCGATCATCGCGGAATCGACCCTGTCCTTCCTGGGGCTCGGCTTCCCGCCCGACATCCCGACCTGGGGGCGGCTGCTGTTCGACGCCAAGGACCACCTCGACGTCGCCCCGCACTGGGCGCTGTTCCCGGGGGGCGCGATCTTCCTGACCGTGCTGTCGATCAACTTCATCGGCGACGGCCTGCGCGACGCCCTCGACCCGCGGCGGGTTCTCTAG
- a CDS encoding SiaB family protein kinase → MRASDFRSFHEASKRSGVILSFGGDLSENILFSLGEVLKLRMRHEETDAAVAKRVFSIFVEQAQNVIRYSADKVAPAEPPGPARVSAGMIAVGTEAGRFFVVCGNEVGKTEVPRLRERLDEIATLSSDELKKVYREKLRQPPDEGSLGGSIGLIEIARRSSAPVEYDFQDLGAERSLFCLKAFI, encoded by the coding sequence TTGCGCGCGAGCGATTTCAGATCCTTCCACGAGGCGTCGAAGCGCAGCGGCGTGATCCTGTCGTTCGGCGGAGATCTGTCGGAGAACATCCTGTTCTCGCTCGGGGAAGTGCTGAAGCTGCGCATGCGGCACGAGGAGACCGACGCCGCCGTCGCCAAGCGCGTCTTCTCGATCTTCGTCGAGCAGGCCCAGAACGTGATCCGCTACTCGGCCGACAAGGTCGCGCCCGCCGAGCCGCCGGGACCCGCCCGGGTCAGCGCCGGCATGATCGCGGTCGGCACCGAGGCGGGCCGGTTCTTCGTGGTCTGCGGCAACGAGGTCGGCAAGACCGAGGTCCCGCGGCTGCGCGAGCGGCTCGACGAGATCGCCACCCTGTCGAGCGACGAACTCAAGAAGGTCTACCGCGAGAAGCTGCGCCAGCCGCCGGACGAGGGCAGCCTCGGCGGGAGCATCGGACTGATCGAGATCGCCCGCCGGTCGAGCGCCCCTGTCGAATACGACTTCCAGGATCTGGGCGCGGAGCGCAGCCTGTTCTGCCTCAAGGCCTTCATCTGA
- a CDS encoding hemin uptake protein HemP, whose amino-acid sequence MLCAEREGQRGVPAGTRAGPGAAQPVPRSEVAGEIGSARLLQGRREIVIRHGDHAYRLRVTASDKLILTK is encoded by the coding sequence ATGTTGTGTGCCGAAAGAGAAGGGCAGCGCGGCGTTCCGGCCGGCACCCGCGCCGGGCCCGGCGCGGCGCAGCCGGTTCCGCGGTCCGAGGTGGCGGGCGAGATCGGCTCCGCGCGCCTCCTGCAGGGGCGCCGCGAGATCGTCATCCGCCACGGCGACCACGCCTATCGCCTGCGGGTGACCGCCAGCGACAAGCTGATCCTGACCAAATGA
- a CDS encoding FecCD family ABC transporter permease, protein MSRRSATPWVLGILAALVLAAALLSVSLGAIRIPPERVLAALTGEGSDPARARDALVILSIRLPRTLLGLLVGAGLAVSGALMQGLFRNPLADPALVGVSSGAGLAAAVIIVLGDRILARLGVPGPLPYAALPAGAFLGGLCATLILYALATRSGRTAVATMLLAGIALGALSGALTGLLTFVSDDRQLRDLAFWSLGSLGGATWSKVAASAPLILPVLAAVPLLGRGLNALVLGEAEAFHLGVPVERLKRACIVLVAVAVAVGASVAAAGVIGFVGLVVPHALRLLIGPGHRLLLPAAALLGGAFLVLADVVARLVAAPAELPIGIVTALVGAPVFLWLLLGRVRVDDV, encoded by the coding sequence GTGAGCCGCCGTTCCGCGACGCCCTGGGTGCTGGGCATCCTGGCGGCCCTGGTGCTCGCCGCCGCCCTGCTCTCCGTGAGCCTCGGGGCGATCCGCATCCCGCCGGAGCGGGTCCTCGCGGCCCTGACCGGGGAGGGGAGCGATCCGGCCCGCGCCCGGGACGCGCTGGTGATCCTCTCGATCCGCCTGCCCCGCACCCTGCTGGGGCTGCTGGTCGGGGCCGGGCTGGCGGTCTCCGGAGCGCTGATGCAGGGGCTGTTCCGCAACCCCCTGGCCGACCCGGCGCTGGTCGGGGTCTCGTCGGGGGCTGGGCTCGCCGCCGCGGTCATCATCGTGCTCGGCGACCGGATCCTCGCCCGCCTGGGTGTCCCGGGACCGCTGCCCTACGCCGCGCTGCCGGCCGGGGCCTTCCTCGGCGGCCTGTGCGCGACCCTCATCCTCTACGCCCTCGCGACCCGGTCCGGGCGCACCGCGGTGGCGACGATGCTGCTCGCGGGGATCGCGCTGGGGGCGCTGAGCGGCGCGCTGACCGGCCTGCTGACCTTCGTCAGCGACGACCGGCAACTGCGCGATCTCGCCTTCTGGTCGCTGGGCAGCCTCGGCGGCGCCACCTGGTCCAAGGTCGCGGCCTCGGCGCCGCTGATCCTGCCGGTGCTGGCCGCGGTCCCGCTCCTGGGCCGCGGCCTGAACGCGCTCGTCCTCGGCGAGGCCGAGGCCTTCCACCTCGGCGTCCCGGTGGAGCGGCTGAAGCGCGCCTGCATCGTGCTGGTGGCGGTGGCGGTGGCGGTCGGCGCCAGCGTGGCGGCGGCGGGGGTGATCGGCTTCGTCGGCCTCGTGGTGCCGCACGCCCTGCGGCTGCTGATCGGCCCGGGGCACCGGCTGCTGCTGCCGGCCGCAGCGCTTCTCGGCGGCGCTTTCCTGGTGCTCGCCGACGTGGTGGCGCGCCTCGTCGCCGCGCCCGCCGAGCTGCCGATCGGGATCGTCACCGCGCTGGTCGGCGCGCCGGTCTTCCTGTGGCTGCTCCTCGGCCGGGTGCGGGTGGACGATGTCTGA
- a CDS encoding GGDEF domain-containing protein translates to MSPHRAPAHDLLSEPADAFSLFDTEEAVLGRSEVMLARLAEVGDGVRELAGAYRRSYHEQRRLVRLSDRMQLDLHRANQRLAEQQRALRHLNDALSAEIEHRARLEAELRRLADTDHLTDALSRRRFLQICEEVWARTQSGDTPSSVLMLDLDRFKQINDRYGHSAGDTVLKAFVETCRDSLRAVDVIGRMGGEEFAILVTGTVLAEAQAIAEQLRHAVAQRPVRLEHGPLPISVSIGLAAFGPSESMSATLRRADAALYAAKHAGRDCVRCAAEPGASLT, encoded by the coding sequence GTGAGCCCGCACCGGGCGCCGGCCCACGATCTCCTGTCCGAGCCGGCGGACGCCTTCAGCCTGTTCGACACCGAGGAGGCCGTCCTCGGCCGGTCCGAGGTGATGCTGGCCCGCCTCGCCGAGGTCGGCGACGGGGTGCGGGAGCTCGCCGGCGCCTACCGGCGCAGCTACCACGAGCAGCGCCGGCTGGTGCGGCTGAGCGACCGGATGCAGCTCGACCTGCACCGGGCCAACCAGCGGCTCGCCGAGCAGCAGCGCGCCCTGCGCCACCTCAACGACGCCCTCTCGGCGGAGATCGAGCACCGGGCGCGCCTCGAGGCCGAGCTCCGCCGCCTCGCCGACACCGACCACCTCACCGACGCCCTGTCGCGCCGCCGCTTCCTGCAGATCTGCGAGGAGGTCTGGGCCCGGACGCAGTCGGGCGACACGCCCTCCAGCGTGCTGATGCTCGACCTCGACCGCTTCAAGCAGATCAACGACCGCTACGGCCACAGCGCGGGTGACACGGTCCTCAAGGCCTTCGTCGAGACCTGCCGCGACAGCCTGCGCGCGGTCGACGTGATCGGCCGCATGGGCGGCGAGGAATTCGCCATCCTCGTCACCGGCACCGTGCTGGCCGAGGCGCAGGCCATCGCGGAGCAGCTCCGCCACGCGGTGGCGCAGCGGCCCGTGCGCCTGGAGCACGGGCCGCTGCCGATCTCGGTGAGCATCGGCCTCGCGGCGTTCGGCCCGAGCGAGTCGATGTCGGCGACGCTCCGGCGGGCCGACGCGGCGCTCTACGCCGCCAAGCACGCCGGCCGCGACTGCGTGCGCTGCGCGGCGGAGCCGGGCGCGTCCCTGACCTGA
- a CDS encoding heme ABC transporter ATP-binding protein: protein MPDPALLVARDLTVTVAGRALVRDVSLAVEAGSLQVIVGPNGAGKSTLVGLLSGALRPTSGTVAYDGAPVATIPPWRLAAMRAVLPQAARLAFPFAAAEVARIGLDGIGRGLGARDRAAILARALARADVAHLADRAYPTLSGGEQARVQFARVLCQLEAGRKVADRQVLFLDEPTASLDLRHQGALLDAAAGLAATGVAVVAILHDLNLAAAYADRLLVLDGGRLLAGGRPAEVLTDDLIAGVFGVRWPVGRVPAGGQPFLLPHRGAAGRVRD, encoded by the coding sequence ATGCCTGATCCGGCCCTGCTCGTGGCCCGCGACCTGACCGTCACGGTGGCGGGGCGCGCGCTCGTGCGCGACGTCTCCCTGGCGGTGGAGGCCGGCAGCCTGCAGGTGATCGTCGGCCCGAACGGGGCCGGCAAGTCGACCCTCGTCGGCCTGCTCAGCGGCGCCCTGCGGCCCACGAGCGGCACCGTCGCCTATGACGGCGCGCCCGTGGCGACGATCCCGCCCTGGCGGCTCGCCGCGATGCGGGCGGTGCTGCCGCAGGCGGCGCGCCTCGCCTTCCCGTTCGCGGCGGCCGAGGTCGCCCGGATCGGCCTGGACGGCATCGGCCGGGGCCTCGGGGCCCGCGACCGGGCGGCGATCCTGGCGCGGGCCCTCGCGCGGGCCGACGTGGCGCATCTCGCCGACCGGGCCTACCCGACCCTCTCGGGCGGGGAGCAGGCGCGGGTGCAGTTCGCCCGGGTGCTCTGTCAGCTGGAGGCCGGCCGCAAGGTCGCCGACCGGCAGGTGCTGTTCCTCGACGAGCCGACCGCGAGCCTCGACCTCCGGCACCAGGGCGCGCTGCTCGACGCCGCCGCCGGGCTGGCGGCGACCGGCGTCGCCGTGGTGGCGATCCTCCACGACCTCAACCTCGCGGCCGCCTACGCCGACCGGCTGCTGGTCCTCGACGGCGGCCGGCTGCTCGCCGGCGGGCGGCCGGCCGAGGTCCTGACCGACGACCTGATCGCCGGGGTCTTCGGCGTCCGCTGGCCGGTCGGGCGGGTGCCCGCGGGCGGCCAGCCCTTCCTGCTGCCGCACCGGGGTGCGGCCGGTCGCGTGCGGGACTGA
- a CDS encoding ABC transporter permease: MGAYILRRLLIAIPSLLGISLILFTVLALAPGDPFGELASNPNVPPEVRAALRVKFGLDDPILTRYLHWLTAMLQGDWGFSFASRVNVDTLILQRLPTTLFVVGSSQVLALLIAIPVGLTAARRPYSLADQVANTLAFVGFSLPTFFTGLLFILLFSIKLGWLPFVYQADLPGSGLPWIWANVRQAIMPVAVLGFFQAASYTRYVRASALDVARLDYVTTARAKGLTEGTVTRRHIARNALIPVVTLVALQIPAVFGGAIVTEQIFRIPGIGSLLIDAMLANDTPVVMAVTFVFAGLVILFNLVADLLYGWLDPRIALR, encoded by the coding sequence ATGGGCGCCTACATCCTGCGACGCCTCCTGATCGCGATCCCGAGCCTGCTCGGCATCAGCCTGATCCTGTTCACCGTCCTGGCGCTCGCGCCGGGCGACCCGTTCGGCGAGCTCGCCAGCAACCCGAACGTGCCCCCGGAGGTGCGGGCGGCCCTGCGGGTGAAGTTCGGCCTCGATGACCCGATCCTCACCCGCTACCTGCACTGGCTCACCGCCATGCTGCAGGGCGACTGGGGCTTCTCGTTCGCGAGCCGGGTGAACGTCGACACGCTGATCCTGCAGCGGCTGCCGACGACCCTGTTCGTGGTCGGCTCCTCCCAGGTCCTGGCGCTGCTGATCGCGATCCCGGTGGGCCTCACCGCGGCGCGCCGGCCCTACTCGCTCGCCGACCAGGTCGCCAACACGCTGGCCTTCGTGGGCTTCTCGCTGCCGACCTTCTTCACCGGCCTGCTGTTCATCCTGCTGTTCTCGATCAAGCTCGGCTGGCTGCCCTTCGTCTACCAGGCCGACCTGCCGGGCTCCGGCCTGCCCTGGATCTGGGCGAATGTCCGGCAGGCGATCATGCCGGTGGCGGTGCTGGGATTCTTCCAGGCCGCCTCCTACACCCGCTACGTGCGCGCCTCGGCGCTGGACGTCGCCCGCCTCGACTACGTCACCACGGCCCGGGCCAAGGGCCTGACCGAGGGCACGGTGACCCGCCGGCACATCGCCCGCAACGCCCTGATCCCGGTGGTGACGCTCGTCGCCCTCCAGATCCCGGCGGTGTTCGGTGGCGCCATCGTCACCGAGCAGATCTTCCGGATTCCCGGCATCGGCTCGCTGCTGATCGACGCCATGCTGGCCAACGACACGCCGGTGGTGATGGCCGTGACCTTCGTGTTCGCCGGCCTCGTCATCCTGTTCAACCTCGTCGCGGACCTGCTCTATGGCTGGCTCGACCCTCGCATCGCCCTCCGATGA
- a CDS encoding SpoIIE family protein phosphatase, whose amino-acid sequence MSGPDTALDSPRPVGGIRGARPLRTGDALAQLGFADIDPVPAAGGAGRAGGLRGAGPIRRGDPLSKRGFADVLAAGAPADELMKPGALRGAARGRDLDSLSHTLFLRIYPVIGALLLLTQLGIAWVTYTDQLRLYGDRAHLLARLTAAAIARPDWARDPDAYDGPLKALAAEPDFAHAVLRDAAGHVVGSAGAAPPARGWSTLSAQADLSVPGRAGPAGSLTVTVSTKALRDNAAWQVMLALGASVGLMIAFVITLHATVRRHVMAPLMRLLLAMREIEHKRWTTVDLGGAYRPSNEIDVISQAFNRMVEGLRSGDAAKQLLVELEQAHDRLERANRQVIESIGYARRIQDSVLPDRNALAGAGVEVAVLWEPLHVVGGDYFWLEEIDGLCVIAVADCTGHGVPGAFLTLIVATALDRLLHERGLRAPAAILAGLDAMVRTQLRQDGRGAESDDGLDCGLCVWDRTAGTLHFAGAGLSLTVVRDGVAERVRGGRRGLGYPRPARAGQREDVIADIAVPVAGATFYLMTDGITDQMGRAAPDRAPRLLGQRGVADSLLRHADLPLAAQAAALEADLDAYRGAETRRDDMTLVAFRFPQNGAPAAA is encoded by the coding sequence GTGAGCGGACCTGACACGGCCCTGGACAGCCCGCGTCCCGTCGGGGGGATCCGCGGCGCGAGACCGCTGCGGACCGGCGACGCCCTGGCGCAGCTCGGCTTCGCCGACATCGACCCCGTCCCGGCCGCCGGCGGCGCCGGGCGCGCGGGCGGCCTGCGCGGGGCCGGCCCGATCCGCCGGGGCGACCCCCTGTCGAAGCGCGGCTTCGCCGACGTGCTGGCCGCGGGGGCGCCCGCGGACGAGCTGATGAAGCCCGGCGCCCTGCGCGGGGCGGCCCGGGGCCGCGACCTCGACAGCCTGTCCCACACCCTGTTCCTGCGCATCTACCCGGTGATCGGCGCCCTCCTGCTGCTGACCCAGCTCGGGATCGCCTGGGTGACCTACACCGACCAGCTCCGCCTGTACGGCGACCGGGCGCATCTCCTCGCCCGGCTCACCGCCGCGGCGATCGCGCGGCCCGACTGGGCGCGCGACCCGGACGCCTACGACGGCCCGCTCAAGGCCCTGGCCGCCGAGCCCGATTTCGCCCACGCCGTCCTGCGCGACGCCGCGGGCCACGTCGTCGGGTCAGCGGGCGCGGCGCCTCCGGCGCGGGGCTGGTCCACCCTCTCGGCCCAGGCCGACCTGTCGGTGCCCGGCCGCGCCGGCCCGGCGGGCAGCCTGACCGTCACGGTCTCCACGAAGGCGCTGCGGGACAACGCGGCGTGGCAGGTGATGCTCGCCCTCGGCGCCAGCGTCGGGCTGATGATCGCCTTCGTGATCACCCTGCACGCCACCGTGCGCCGCCACGTCATGGCGCCGCTGATGCGGCTGCTGCTCGCGATGCGGGAGATCGAGCACAAGCGCTGGACGACCGTGGACCTCGGGGGCGCCTACCGGCCGAGCAACGAGATCGACGTCATCAGCCAGGCCTTCAACCGCATGGTCGAGGGCCTGCGGAGCGGCGACGCCGCCAAGCAGCTCCTCGTCGAGCTGGAGCAGGCCCACGACAGGCTGGAGCGCGCCAACCGCCAAGTGATCGAGAGCATCGGCTACGCCCGGCGCATCCAGGATTCGGTGCTGCCGGACCGGAACGCCCTGGCGGGCGCCGGGGTCGAGGTCGCGGTGCTGTGGGAACCGCTCCACGTCGTCGGCGGCGACTATTTCTGGCTGGAGGAGATCGACGGCCTCTGCGTGATCGCCGTGGCCGACTGCACCGGCCACGGCGTGCCCGGCGCGTTCCTGACCCTGATCGTCGCGACCGCCCTCGACCGGCTGCTGCACGAGCGCGGCCTGCGCGCGCCGGCCGCGATCCTCGCCGGACTCGACGCGATGGTCCGCACGCAGCTCCGACAGGACGGCCGCGGCGCCGAATCGGATGACGGGCTCGATTGCGGCCTGTGCGTCTGGGACCGCACGGCCGGAACCCTGCACTTCGCCGGCGCCGGCCTGTCGCTCACGGTGGTCCGGGACGGCGTGGCCGAGCGCGTCCGCGGCGGCCGCCGGGGTCTCGGCTACCCGCGCCCCGCCCGGGCGGGCCAGCGGGAGGACGTCATCGCGGACATCGCCGTTCCGGTGGCGGGCGCCACCTTCTACCTGATGACGGACGGCATCACCGATCAGATGGGCCGCGCGGCGCCGGACCGGGCGCCGCGGCTCCTCGGCCAGCGCGGCGTGGCCGACAGCCTCCTGCGCCACGCCGACCTGCCCCTCGCCGCCCAGGCCGCCGCCCTCGAGGCCGACCTCGACGCCTATCGCGGCGCCGAGACCCGGCGGGACGACATGACCCTGGTGGCGTTCCGGTTTCCCCAGAACGGAGCGCCGGCCGCCGCCTAA